CGTAGTCGAGTTTGGTGTTGGTCCCGCCGATGGCGTCCACGGTCAGGAGGCCGTCGCTCACCTTGACGCGGCGGGTGACACTCGTGAAATGCTTGGTCGCGGTGGGCGTGAAGGCCGTGATGGTCGGTTGACCTTCGACGTTGATGACGTTCGAGGAGTTCGTGTCCGAGGCGGCGTCGCCCACGGCCACCGTCACCGTGTAGGTGCCGTTGGCGATCTTGTACTCCCACGCGGCCGGCGTGCTGACGCCAACACTAGTGGAGGGGAGTTGCATGTGGACCATCGTGTTGAGCCGCGCGTCTACACCGGCGGCGGCGCGGTCCCTGGTGTTCGCGCTGATGTCCAGGGGCGTGTGCGTGCCCTGCGTGACCCAGCCGTACCCGGCGGCGTCCGAGTACGCGGCCCCGCTGTCGATGGTGTACGGCTTGCCCGCGGAGTTGGTGGGCGCGGTGCTCGACGCAGGCTGGAAGTTGATGTACGTGATGCCGGTCAGGTTGCCGCCACTGTCGTCCTTCTTGGGCGGGGCGCCCAGGTTACAGGCTGACAGCAGGGCGGTCAGGAGGACGGCGGAGGCCAGCAGCGGGCGGGTGGGAACAAGCGCAGGGGATGTCATCAGCGGGGGGAGTCCTTTGTGGTGGGTTGGGTCGTGTGGGCGATCCGGAGGCACAGCGGCTCAGAACCCGGAACGGGCCGTCTGGGCGAGGCTATAGGGACCATCGCTACGCAATCGCTACTTCTTGGGACAGCACCAGCTGTATGAAGGGCGCATTCAGATGAGCTGAGAGCCGGCTGAGGATTGCGTTGGCCAGGCTCCGGAGCGCGCCCGTCAAGTCCTGATGCTCAGCGGACGAAGCGCCGGGCCAGTTCCTCGAGCTGGCGCAGCGTGGCCTGCACCTCGTCGGGCGTGGGGGCCTCGACGTAGAGGCGCACGACCGGCTCGGTGCCTGACGCGCGCACCATCCCGAACCCGCCGTTGAACACGAGTTTCACGCCGTCGAGGGTCACGACCTCCGTGACCGGGTGGTGCAGCAGGGTCTTCGTGTCCATGGTCGCGCGTTTCAGGCCCTCGCGGTCGAGGTCACCCGACAGGTGGAGGTCCACCCGGTCGTAGTGGTGCTGCATGCCCGTGAGCGCCTCGATCTCCGCGAACTGCTCGTCCAGGCCCTTGCCGCTGGCGGCGACCGTTTCGAGCAGCAGCAGGCCGTTGAAGATCCCGTCGCGTTCGGGCAGCCAGCCCTGGACACCGATGCCGCCGGATTCCTCGCCGCCGATCAGCACTGCCTTGGCCGGATCGGCCTGACCCTCCAGCACCGCCTCGGTGATGTACTTGAAGCCCACCGGGGTCTGAATGACATCCAGGCCGTGGTGGTCCGCGAGACGCTGGATGATGCCGCTGGTGGACACCGTGCGGATCACGCGTCCGCGCTTGCCCTGGCGGGCCAGGTGGTGCAGCAGCACCGCGAAGATCTGGTGCGAGTTGAAGTAGCGGCCGCCAGCCAGCACGGCGCCGACCCGGTCAGCGTCGCCGTCCGTGACGACCGCGAAGGCCGGCCCGGAGACCTCCCGCATGGCGTCCATCGTGAACGCCAGGTTGGATTCGATGGGTTCGGGATTCACGCCGCCGAACAGCGGGCTGGGCGTGTTCCGCAGGCCGTGGAACGGCACGTGCAGGTACCGCGCCGCGAACGCCTCCATCCACCCGCTCGCTGCGCCGTGCATGGCGTCGTGGTACAGGGGCACGCCCGCGCGGTCGATGGCGGCCACGTCGATGTGCTCGCTCACCGCCTGCAGGTACGCGTCCTGAATAGACGCCTCGGTCAGCGTGCCGGCTGCCGCCGGGGGGGCCGGCGCGTCGATCCGGCGCTCGACCTCGGCCACCAGGTCCGGCGTGGCGCTGCCTCCGTACGGGCCCTTGAGCTTGTAGCCCTGGTAGATCGGCGGGTTGTGGCTCGCGGTGATCATCACGCCGCCCGCCAGACCGCCGCTTTTCACCGCGTACGACAAAGCAGGGGTGGGCGTGGCACCGCCGAGCAGGGTCACGTCCAGTCCGGCGCCCTGGAGCGTTTCGGCCGCCGCGCGCGCGAAGCGGTCGCCCAGAAAGCGCGTGTCGTGCGCCACGGCCGCCGCCGTCCCGCCGCTGTCCCGCAGGGCCTGCGCGTGTGCCTGCGCCACGCGGCGCGTGTTCGCCACGGTGAACTCGTCGGCGATCACGCCCCGCCAGCCGTCTGTCCCGAACGTCAGCTTCATCACCCGACAGGGTAGCCTGTCAGGGGAGGGGCTTCCCGGGAAACTTCCCATGATCCGGGGGGGATGGGTGCCATCATGGGGGCAGCCCCACCGCCGGGTGGCCCGCACCCGCTGGTTCCGGCACGCATAAGGAGTGACGATGTTCTACCCGGTGATCCTGGCCGGCGGCAGCGGCGAGCGGTTCTGGCCCCTGTCCCGCAAGAGCAAACCCAAGCAGTTCCTCACCCTGGAGTCCGGCGGCCGCTCCCTGATCCAGGTCACCGCCGACCGCCTGAGCCAGCTCAGCGGCGGCATGGACCAGCTGATGGTGGTCACGGCCAACGACCAGCGCAGCAACGTGCTGGAGCACCTGCCGGACCTGCCGCTCGAGAACCTGCTCGTGGAGCCGGTCGCGCGGGACACGGCCGCCGCCATCCTGTACGGCGCGCTGACCATCGCCCGGGACGATCCGGACGCCGTGATGGGCGTCTTCCCGGCCGATCACCGGGTGGACAATCCGGAGGCGTTCTCGGAAGTGATCTCGCGGGCCATCGCGCATGCGCAGGCCCACGACGACCTGATCACCATCGGCATGACCCCCGTGTACCCCGCCACCGGGTACGGTTACATCGAACTCGGCCCCGAGGTGGGGCCGGGCGTGCACCGCGTGGCGCGCTTTACCGAGAAGCCCGACGCCGACACCGCCCGCGCCTTCCTGGCGACCGGCCACTTCCTGTGGAACTCCGGCATGTTCATCTGGCGCGTCCAGAGCATCCTGCACGCCTTCGAGACGCTCGTGCCCGAGCTGTACGGCCCGATGGCCGAGGCCGCGAAGGTGCGCGGCGGCCTGCGCGGCGCGTACCCGCAGCTCCCGAAGATCAGCGTGGACTACGCGATCATGGAGCGCGCGCAGAACGTGGTGGTCATTCCCGCCGCCTTTGGCTGGGACGACCTGGGCGACTGGAACGCGCTGGAGCGCCTGCTCAAGGGCGACGGCAGCAACGTCACGGTCGGGCGGACCGTCAGCCTGGACACCGGCGGGGCGATCATGTACACCACCGGCGGCGACGACCTGATCGCCACCATCGGCCTGGAAGATGTGGTCGTGGTGCGCGCCGGCGACGTCACGCTGGTCGTGCGCAAGGACCGCACCCAGGACATCAAGCAGGTCGTGCAGCAGCTCAAGAAGAGCCCGGAGCTCGAGCGCTTCGCATGATCCGGCGCGGTCCGGCGGGCGCGGCGGTCCGTTCCCGGGTGTGGTCCAGCGGCCGCGCATGACCACGGAGTCTCCACCGGCCCCACGCACCGTGCTCGTGACGGGCGGGGCAGGGTACATCGGCTCCACGGTCTGCTCGGCGCTCGAGGACCGCGGGCACACGCCCATCGTGCTCGACTCGCTGGTGCAGGGGCGCGAGGAGTTCACGCGGGGCCGCGTGTTCTACCGGGGAGACATCGCCGACGCGGCCCTGCTCGACCGGATTCTGGGCGAGCATCCCCGGGTCAGCGCCGTGATCCATCTGGCCGCGCTGATCGTGGTGCCTGAATCGGTGGCGCAGCCGGCCCGCTACTACGCCTCGAATGTCAGCGGCGCCCTGACGCTGTTCGACCGCGTGATCGCGCGCGGCATCCAGCGGCTCATCTTCAGCTCCAGTGCGGCCGTCTACGACGCGACGACCACCTTGACGGTGTCGGAGGACAGCCCCCTGCGCCCGCTGAGTCCCTACGCCCGCACCAAGGCCATGACCGAGCAGATCATGGAGGACCTGTGCCGGGCGGGCGGGGCGCGCGGGCTGGCGCTGCGGTACTTCAATCCCATCGGCGCGGACCCGGCCCTGCGCAGCGGTCCTTACCTGAGCAGCCCGTCGCACGTGCTGGGCCGGATCATGGAGGCCGCCGCCGGGCGCGCTCCCGAGTTCATGATCACCGGCACTGACTACGACACGCGCGACGGCACCGGCCTGCGCGATTACATCCACGTCTGGGACCTCGCCCAGGCACACGTGCGAGCGGTCGAGCGCTTCGACGACGTGTTCCGCGACGCGGCTGCCCTGGGCCTGGACCACACCTTCTTGCCCATCAACGTGGGCACCGGTCAGGGCGTGACGGTACGCGAACTCGTGCAGGCCTTCGAGCGCGCCACCGGCCGCCCCCTGCCCCACGGCGAGGCACCCCGCCGCCCGGGCGACTCGGCGGGCGCGTGCGCCGTGATCGACCGGGCCCGCACCCTGCTCGGCTGGGAACCGCGTTTGTCGACCGAGCAGGCGATCCACGACGCGCTGGCGTGGCTTGGGAACCGTCCGGATGTGCCCGTCGGGAGCTGAGGTCCCACGATTAGCGCGGCAGTAACGGGTTCTTGTGCTTTATGTGAGCAGTCGGCTGCCATCACGCCCGGCCACTCCGGCCCGGACGGCACGGAATCACAGGAGTCACACCATGAAGAAAGCACTGCTGACGGGAATCACTGGACAGGACGGCTCGTACCTGACCGAACTGCTGCTCGCCAAGGGATACGAGGTGCACGGCGTCATCCGCCGCGCGTCCACCTTCAACACGGATCGCATCGACCACCTGTACCGCGACCCCCACGAGAGCGGCGCGAAGATGCTGTTGCACTACGGCGACCTGGCCGACGCCAGCGGCCTGCGGGTGCTGCTCGAGCGCGTGCAGCCCGATGAGGTGTACAACCTGGGCGCGCAGAGCCACGTGAAGGTCAGCTACGACCAGGCCGAGTACACCGCCGACGTGACCGGCCTGGGCACCCTGAGACTGTTGGAAGCGATCCGCGACTACCAGGACCGCACGGGCCAGCAGGTGCGCTTCTACCAGGCGAGCTCCAGCGAGATGTTCGGGGCCGCCAAGCCCCCGCAGGGCCTGCACACGCCCTTCCACCCGCGCAGCCCCTACGCTGTGGCCAAGGTGTACTCGTACTGGCAGACCGTGAACCACCGCGAGGCGTACGACATGTACTCGTGCAACGGCATCCTGTTCAACCACGAGTCCCCCCGACGCGGCGAGACCTTCGTGACGCGCAAGATCACCCGCGCGGTCGGCCGGATCAAGATGGGCCTGCAGCCCAAGCTGTACCTGGGCAACCTGGACGCCAAGCGCGACTGGGGCCACGCCCGCGACTACGTGGAAGCGATGTGGATGATGCTCCAGCAGGACGCTCCCCGCGACTACTGCATCGCCACCGGCGAGGCGTACTCGGTGCGTGAGTTCGCGCAGCGCGCCTTCGATCTGGTCGGACTGGACGCCGAGGAGTACATCGAGATCGATCCGCGCTACTTCCGCCCGGCGGAGGTGGACTACCTGCTCGGTGACGCCACGGAAACGCGCGAGGTGCTGGGCTGGACGCCGAAGACGTCCTTCGACCAGCTCGTGCAGGAAATGGTCGAGCACGACCTGGAACTCGCCCAGCAGGAAAAGACCCTGATCGACGCCGGGCACCAGATCGCCCTCAAGGGCGTGGGGAACACCTGATGCCGGCCATGCAGCCGGAGTCGCGCATCTACGTGGCCGGGCACCGCGGTCTGGTCGGGGGCGCGATCCTGCGCCGCCTGCACGCGGAGGGGTACACGAACGTGATCACCCGCGGCAGCCGCGACCTCGACCTGCGCGACCAGGCGGCCGTGCGCGCGTTCTTCGCCGCCGAGCAGCCCGAGTTCGTGTTCCTGGCCGCCGCGAAGGTGGGCGGTATCCTGGCGAATTCCACGTACCCCGCGCAGTTCCTGTACGACAACATGATGATCGCGGCGAACGTGATCAACGCCGCGCACGAGCACGGCGTCACGAAGCTGCTGAACCTGGGGTCGAGCTGCATCTACCCGCGCCTGGCGCCGCAGCCCCTCAAGGAGGACTACCTCCTGACCGGCCCGCTGGAGGACACCAACCGCGCGTACGCCGTGGCGAAGATCGCCGCAATCGAGCTGTGCGATTCCTACCGCACGCAGTACGGCTCGGACTTCATCTCGGGCATGCCCACCAACCTGTACGGCCCCGGCGACAACTTCGACCTGAAGGGCTCGCACGTGTTGCCGGCGCTGCTGCGCAAGATGGTCGATGCCAAGGAGGCCGGCGCGAAGACCGTGGAGGTCTGGGGGTCCGGCACGCCGCTGCGCGAGTTCCTGTACGTGGACGACCTGGCCGACGCGTGCGTGTTCCTGATGGAGCAGGTGTCCGAGCCTGGCCCGATCAACATCGGCACGGGCACGGACCTGACCATCCGCGACCTCGCGCACGAGATCGCGGACGTGGTGGGCTTCACGGGCGACCTCGCCTTTGATGCCAGCAAGCCCGACGGCACGCCCCGCAAGCTGATGGACGTGTCGCGCCTGGCCGGCCTCGGCTGGACAGCCCGCACCACCCTGCGCGATGGCCTGGAGAAGACCTACGCGTGGTACCTGGCCAACCGCGAGCAGGCCCTCGCCGCGCGCTGACGGTCACCTCAGCGCTGCGTGGCCCGGCGTGTGCCGGGCCTCTTCCGTTCCGTGAGTCCATCCCGAACCCGCGACCCCCATACATAAAGGCCGGCGTGGTCAGCCGAGGGTGTACATGAGCTTTTCCATGGTTTACAATGCCGTGGTTGTTTTCCTTCACGACGCGACTCAAGCGGCGCCAGGTGACCACCGGGCGCCGCTCCGTCTATGGAAGACCAAGGAGTTGAAGATGGCTGTTGGGAAAGTGAAATGGTTCAACGCGGAAAAAGGATTCGGCTTCATCGAGACGCCCGGGAGCCCGGACGTGTTCGCGCACTTCAGCGCGATTCAGGCCACCGGCTTCAAGAAGCTCAACGAAGGTGACGAAGTCGAGTTCGACGTCGAGCCGGGCGAGCGCGGCAAGGGCCCGCAGGCCAAGAACATCGTGGTGACCAAGGCCGCTCCCGTCAGCGAGAGCAGCCGTCCCCCCCGCCGCGACGACCGCTGGTAAGCGACATCAAGTGAAGGGAGAGCCCGGTGCGGCTCTCCCTTTTTTTTATGGTCGCGCCGTAGGCGCCCCGCTACGGAGTGCCCGCAGCGCTGTCCGGCGAGGTGGCGGGTGCCAGCGCGGCGAGCTGACGGGCGGTGCCCGCAGCGCCCATACTCCGCGCGGCGTCCAGGGCCGTCGCGCCGCCGGCGTCCCGCGCATGGGGATCGGCGCCGTGCGCGAGCAGGAGGTCCATGAGGTCGGTGCGGTCGAACATGGCCGCGATCATCAGGGCCGTGCGGCCGTTGCCGCCGCGGCCCTCGACGTCCGCGCCGTGCGCCAGCAGCAGCTCCAGCATGTCGCGGTTGCCCTTGAAGGCCGTCCCCTGAAGCGGCGTCTGGCCCTGGTCATTGCCGACCTCGGGATCGGCTCCACGCTCAAGCAGCAGCCGGGTGGTGTCGAGAAAGCCGTGGTAGCTGGCGAGCATCACCAGCGAGTCGCCCTTCTCGTTGCGGAGCGTGGGCGGCACCCCCAGGTCGAGCAGGGCGCGCAGCGCGTCGGTGTCGCCGCTGCGGACGTGCATGAAGGCGTCCTGAAGCAGGGCGAGGATGGCGTCGTCGGTGGTCACAGTGTCCACGAGCATAGCGGGCTCATGGCGTGCCCGGGAGGGTGCCGCGGGCCAGCGACACGGCGCGTTCGAAGGCCAGGGGATTGCTGAAGCCCGCGTCCGCCGCCTGGAGGGGATAGTCGCGCAGCGCGGAGCGGCGCAGGCCGCTGGGGGGCAGGAACGCGATCCCGGCCCGCTGGCACGTCTGGAAGATCCGCAGCCGCAACGCGTCCTGCGAGTCGTAGGGGAAGATCCGGCGGCCGGAGAAGGTCTCGAGCTGCATGGGCCCGCCCTGCTGGGCGAGCAGCGCGTCCAGCGCCCGCAGGGTCATGTCGTCCAGGCGGGTGGCGGTGCGGTGGCGCAGCAGGACCCCGCTGTCCGGCTGGTACGCGCTCCAGCGCACGGCCAGGATCTCCGTGACCTGCACCGCGTGGTGCGTCAGGAGCAGCAGCGCCGCCGTGAGCGCGTCGTCCTTCTGCGCGCGGGCTTCGGCGATCAGCGCGTCGATGTCCGCGCGGGTGGGCAAAGGCGTCTTGCCGGTCTCGCCGCTGGGGGCCGCGTAGTCGAGCAGCGGATCGGTGTGCAGCAGGCCCTGGGCGCGCAGGTCGCGGTACAGGGTACGCAGCGCGCTCAGGCGCGACACGACCGAGTTCGGTTTGGCGGGCGTGCCGTTCTCGTTGGTGGTGAGCGTGCGCCGCAGCCACGGGTGGAAGTCGTCCGGCGGCATGAGCAGGTTCACGTGCTCGCCCTCGGCCGCGCGGAACACGCGCACCAGATTGGCGCGGCGCTGTTTGGTGGCCCGCGCGCCGCCGTGCGCGGCGAGGGTGTTGAGCAGGGTGTCCAGGTCGTAGGTCCTGAGGGCCTGCGTGAGGGTCAGGGCGACGGGGTCGGGAGTGGCAGTCATGACATCCTCCGTACCCACAGCCTACATGACTGGATATGAGCGCAGTGGGGAAGGGCGGTGAGCACCTGACCTCCCCCTGCCCCGTCACCCACCGAACGTCAGCTCGAGCTCCGCGCCGTCCACGTCACGGATCTCAGCTTCCCCGGCCAACCGGACGCGGTAGGGCCGGGCGCGGCCGTTGCGGGTCAGGTGCAGGGTGTGCCCACGACGCCGCACCTCGACGGTGAAGTCCTCCGAGCCGTCCGGGCGGAAGACCGTCGCGGTGGCCGTTCCGCCGTCCGCGAGCGCATACAGGGTCAGGAGGGGGGAGTCGCCGTGGTCGTCGTCCGGCCGGGCCATGCCGTCGCGCGTGGCGAGCAGGGTGCCGGGCCGCACGTACAGCGGCAGGGCCATCACGTCGTGCGTCTCGGTGCGCCACTGCGGCCCCTCGACCACGTCCCCCGTGAGGAGCGACGTCCACGTCCCGGCCGGGATATACACCTGCACCCGGCCGTCCTCACGGAACACCGGGGCAACCAGCAGCGCGTCGCCCAGCACGTACTGGCGGTCGAGCGTGGCGCAGGCTGGATCGTCCGGGAATTCCAGCACCATCGCGCGCATCATCGGCAGGCCGCGCCGGTGCGCGGTCACCGCCTGCGCCCACAGGTACGGCATCAGCGAGAGCTTCAGGCGCGTGAAGTGGCGCAGCACGTCCACGCTCTCGTCGTCGATCAGCCACGGCACGCGGTAGGTGGTGCTGGCGTGCAGGCGGCTGTGCGACGACAGCAGGCCGAAGGCCACCCAGCGCTTGTACAGCGCCGGCGGCGGGTTGCCCTCGAAGCCCCCGATGTCATGGCTCCAGAAGCCGAAGCCGCTCAGGCCCAGCGACAGCCCGCCGCGCAGGCTCTCGGCCATGCTCTCGAAGGTCGAGTCGCAGTCGCCGCCCCAGTGCACCGGGAACTGCTGCCCGCCCGCCGTGGCGCTGCGGGCGAACAGGGTCGCCTCGCCGGGCCGCTCGGCGTCCAGCGCGCGGAACACGGTCTGGTTGTAGAGCTGCGGGTAATAGTTGTGCATCCGCGCGGGGTCGCTGCCATCGTGCCACACCACGCCCGTCTCGGGAATGCGCTCGCCGAAATCGG
This sequence is a window from Deinococcus metalli. Protein-coding genes within it:
- a CDS encoding phosphoglucomutase/phosphomannomutase family protein is translated as MKLTFGTDGWRGVIADEFTVANTRRVAQAHAQALRDSGGTAAAVAHDTRFLGDRFARAAAETLQGAGLDVTLLGGATPTPALSYAVKSGGLAGGVMITASHNPPIYQGYKLKGPYGGSATPDLVAEVERRIDAPAPPAAAGTLTEASIQDAYLQAVSEHIDVAAIDRAGVPLYHDAMHGAASGWMEAFAARYLHVPFHGLRNTPSPLFGGVNPEPIESNLAFTMDAMREVSGPAFAVVTDGDADRVGAVLAGGRYFNSHQIFAVLLHHLARQGKRGRVIRTVSTSGIIQRLADHHGLDVIQTPVGFKYITEAVLEGQADPAKAVLIGGEESGGIGVQGWLPERDGIFNGLLLLETVAASGKGLDEQFAEIEALTGMQHHYDRVDLHLSGDLDREGLKRATMDTKTLLHHPVTEVVTLDGVKLVFNGGFGMVRASGTEPVVRLYVEAPTPDEVQATLRQLEELARRFVR
- a CDS encoding mannose-1-phosphate guanylyltransferase, with protein sequence MFYPVILAGGSGERFWPLSRKSKPKQFLTLESGGRSLIQVTADRLSQLSGGMDQLMVVTANDQRSNVLEHLPDLPLENLLVEPVARDTAAAILYGALTIARDDPDAVMGVFPADHRVDNPEAFSEVISRAIAHAQAHDDLITIGMTPVYPATGYGYIELGPEVGPGVHRVARFTEKPDADTARAFLATGHFLWNSGMFIWRVQSILHAFETLVPELYGPMAEAAKVRGGLRGAYPQLPKISVDYAIMERAQNVVVIPAAFGWDDLGDWNALERLLKGDGSNVTVGRTVSLDTGGAIMYTTGGDDLIATIGLEDVVVVRAGDVTLVVRKDRTQDIKQVVQQLKKSPELERFA
- the galE gene encoding UDP-glucose 4-epimerase GalE codes for the protein MTTESPPAPRTVLVTGGAGYIGSTVCSALEDRGHTPIVLDSLVQGREEFTRGRVFYRGDIADAALLDRILGEHPRVSAVIHLAALIVVPESVAQPARYYASNVSGALTLFDRVIARGIQRLIFSSSAAVYDATTTLTVSEDSPLRPLSPYARTKAMTEQIMEDLCRAGGARGLALRYFNPIGADPALRSGPYLSSPSHVLGRIMEAAAGRAPEFMITGTDYDTRDGTGLRDYIHVWDLAQAHVRAVERFDDVFRDAAALGLDHTFLPINVGTGQGVTVRELVQAFERATGRPLPHGEAPRRPGDSAGACAVIDRARTLLGWEPRLSTEQAIHDALAWLGNRPDVPVGS
- the gmd gene encoding GDP-mannose 4,6-dehydratase — its product is MKKALLTGITGQDGSYLTELLLAKGYEVHGVIRRASTFNTDRIDHLYRDPHESGAKMLLHYGDLADASGLRVLLERVQPDEVYNLGAQSHVKVSYDQAEYTADVTGLGTLRLLEAIRDYQDRTGQQVRFYQASSSEMFGAAKPPQGLHTPFHPRSPYAVAKVYSYWQTVNHREAYDMYSCNGILFNHESPRRGETFVTRKITRAVGRIKMGLQPKLYLGNLDAKRDWGHARDYVEAMWMMLQQDAPRDYCIATGEAYSVREFAQRAFDLVGLDAEEYIEIDPRYFRPAEVDYLLGDATETREVLGWTPKTSFDQLVQEMVEHDLELAQQEKTLIDAGHQIALKGVGNT
- a CDS encoding GDP-L-fucose synthase family protein — translated: MPAMQPESRIYVAGHRGLVGGAILRRLHAEGYTNVITRGSRDLDLRDQAAVRAFFAAEQPEFVFLAAAKVGGILANSTYPAQFLYDNMMIAANVINAAHEHGVTKLLNLGSSCIYPRLAPQPLKEDYLLTGPLEDTNRAYAVAKIAAIELCDSYRTQYGSDFISGMPTNLYGPGDNFDLKGSHVLPALLRKMVDAKEAGAKTVEVWGSGTPLREFLYVDDLADACVFLMEQVSEPGPINIGTGTDLTIRDLAHEIADVVGFTGDLAFDASKPDGTPRKLMDVSRLAGLGWTARTTLRDGLEKTYAWYLANREQALAAR
- a CDS encoding cold-shock protein, with the translated sequence MAVGKVKWFNAEKGFGFIETPGSPDVFAHFSAIQATGFKKLNEGDEVEFDVEPGERGKGPQAKNIVVTKAAPVSESSRPPRRDDRW
- a CDS encoding ankyrin repeat domain-containing protein encodes the protein MLVDTVTTDDAILALLQDAFMHVRSGDTDALRALLDLGVPPTLRNEKGDSLVMLASYHGFLDTTRLLLERGADPEVGNDQGQTPLQGTAFKGNRDMLELLLAHGADVEGRGGNGRTALMIAAMFDRTDLMDLLLAHGADPHARDAGGATALDAARSMGAAGTARQLAALAPATSPDSAAGTP